One genomic segment of Vibrio penaeicida includes these proteins:
- a CDS encoding IS3 family transposase (programmed frameshift) — MTTNKKTRIKHSPEFKAEALKLSEKVGVAAAARQLGLHESQIYGWRKAIKKDTSTSQRERDLAAEVAKLKRQLAEQAEELDIGKKGRHLLREKSKVDCYEFMLEHLLCFNVVRMAKVFEVSRSGFYYWIKHRHKYIQREAIRQKLDEKVKKAFDNSKGRDGSRRIQKELAENGDSRNVKTIAASMKRQDLTPKAARKFKCTTDSKHKMPVAPNLLAQDFNATAPNQKWAGDITYLATSEGWLYLAVIIDLYSRQVIGWSMDTRMTATLVCDALSMALFRRGFPEHVTVHSDRGSQYCSKDYRDIISAYNLKQSMSRKGNCWDNACVESFFHSMKVEAIQYEPIMTRNEMRQTVFEYIEVDYNRMRRHSALGYLSPVNFEQQNVA; from the exons ATGACAACTAACAAAAAAACTAGAATTAAACATTCCCCTGAATTTAAGGCAGAAGCTTTGAAGCTATCAGAGAAAGTGGGAGTTGCTGCGGCAGCGAGGCAGCTCGGGTTGCATGAATCCCAGATCTACGGTTGGCGTAAGGCAATTAAAAAAGACACCAGTACCAGTCAGCGTGAAAGAGATCTCGCTGCCGAAGTCGCCAAGCTCAAAAGGCAATTGGCTGAGCAAGCTGAAGAGCTAGATATCG GTAAAAAAGGCCGCCACCTACTTCGCGAAAAATCTAAAGTAGATTGCTATGAATTTATGCTAGAACACCTTCTGTGTTTCAATGTGGTCCGCATGGCTAAGGTGTTCGAAGTTTCACGAAGTGGGTTCTATTACTGGATTAAGCATCGCCACAAGTACATCCAGCGTGAGGCAATACGCCAAAAGCTTGATGAAAAAGTCAAAAAAGCTTTTGACAATAGTAAGGGGCGTGATGGCTCAAGGCGCATCCAGAAAGAGCTAGCTGAGAATGGGGATAGCCGTAATGTTAAAACCATTGCCGCCAGTATGAAGCGTCAGGATTTAACGCCGAAAGCGGCACGCAAGTTTAAATGTACGACGGATAGCAAGCATAAGATGCCCGTAGCGCCGAACTTGCTAGCTCAAGACTTTAACGCAACGGCTCCGAATCAAAAATGGGCGGGAGATATCACGTATCTTGCCACGAGCGAAGGCTGGTTGTATCTGGCTGTCATCATCGACCTTTACTCACGACAAGTGATCGGTTGGTCAATGGATACGAGGATGACGGCAACTCTGGTCTGCGATGCATTATCAATGGCTCTGTTCCGTCGAGGGTTCCCTGAGCATGTTACTGTCCATAGTGATCGAGGTAGCCAGTATTGCTCAAAAGACTATAGGGACATAATAAGTGCTTATAACCTAAAACAAAGTATGAGTAGAAAAGGAAACTGTTGGGATAATGCGTGTGTTGAGAGCTTCTTCCATTCTATGAAAGTCGAGGCGATCCAATACGAACCGATCATGACAAGAAATGAGATGCGCCAAACGGTCTTCGAGTACATTGAGGTTGATTATAATCGGATGAGAAGGCACAGTGCTCTTGGGTATCTAAGCCCAGTTAACTTTGAACAGCAAAATGTCGCTTAA
- a CDS encoding transposase codes for MTKARAQLISLEATPYYHCVSRCVRRSFLCGYDSQQNRCFEHRRGWIEERLLKLAHVFCIDVCAYSIMSNHYHVVLHVNQEDAQSLSDQDICERWLSFHTPPLLIQKWLKQDALSEAELLKIHDIIGTWRERLSSISWFMRLLNQYIATQANKEDGCTGHFWEGRFKSQALLDESALAAAMAYVDLNPVRSNIAGSPETSEYTSVKARIDVLKENNISSPCLYPFVGNPRKDMPQGIPFRLMDYLELVDWTGRQIRDDKRGNIANTLPPILNRLGISQETWLNACTQLERGNVIGKEHSIKHALPVLKRKRVSGFRLPDS; via the coding sequence ATGACCAAAGCCCGTGCTCAGTTAATCAGCCTAGAAGCAACACCCTATTATCATTGTGTTTCACGCTGTGTGCGGCGCTCATTCTTATGCGGTTACGATTCGCAGCAAAACCGATGTTTTGAACACCGTCGAGGCTGGATTGAAGAGCGATTGCTGAAACTGGCACATGTATTTTGTATCGATGTATGCGCCTACTCCATTATGAGTAACCACTACCATGTTGTTCTTCATGTCAACCAAGAAGATGCGCAGTCTTTGTCTGACCAAGACATTTGTGAAAGATGGCTGAGCTTTCATACTCCTCCATTGCTGATTCAAAAGTGGTTAAAACAAGACGCTCTATCAGAAGCCGAACTACTAAAAATTCATGACATTATTGGCACTTGGCGTGAGAGATTGTCGAGCATCAGTTGGTTTATGCGTTTACTGAACCAGTACATAGCCACGCAAGCCAACAAAGAAGACGGTTGCACAGGGCATTTTTGGGAAGGGCGATTTAAAAGCCAGGCGCTTCTAGACGAATCAGCCCTCGCCGCCGCCATGGCTTATGTCGATTTAAATCCGGTTAGATCCAACATCGCAGGCAGCCCCGAAACGTCAGAATACACTTCCGTGAAAGCCAGAATTGATGTTCTTAAAGAGAATAACATCTCCTCCCCCTGTTTATATCCGTTCGTAGGTAACCCTCGAAAAGATATGCCACAAGGTATCCCTTTTAGATTGATGGATTATTTGGAATTGGTCGACTGGACTGGTAGGCAAATTCGCGACGACAAACGGGGAAATATCGCTAACACTCTCCCACCTATCCTTAATCGATTAGGCATTAGCCAAGAAACGTGGCTAAACGCCTGCACTCAGCTGGAAAGAGGAAATGTGATTGGTAAGGAACATTCGATAAAACATGCGCTACCAGTGTTAAAACGAAAGCGAGTCTCGGGCTTTCGGCTCCCTGATAGCTAA
- a CDS encoding S41 family peptidase: MSHTMRFSLLAALISGVLSPAHATQIPKPNEAALQKAVLESADETVPETGASNAPLWLRNTALSPDGKTLAFTYQSKIFLVSSQGGDARSITNGDFYPHNLMWSPDNQTLAFAANPYGNDDVFTINLKTGQMARHTYHSGSDIPTGFSENGDALLFSTSRLTNKTQDFYSLPEGSLYPLGNQLYRVALHSNQSSAVLSVPAKHAVWNSDETKLLYNSPHKDQQYRKHQRSFAVPNIWLYDATTGKHSQLTEDRIAAQQPIWNADESGFYYLSERDGNFNVWFYDLTTAEKSQLTHLSTHPVRHLSVDGEGNLAFSYNGELYTQLHDDKTSKKVNINIHNFTVQPSQYHFTNNATSFVPSELDVGEMLLSAYGDIYAFDAEKTTVKNITNTIGAEKHVEFTSDGYGAIYSALRDGKWGLYTAYSQKEEERLSKAIITDEAPFLVSEEHNLTHPKYSPDGNKLAFIVDGRALHVLDISDSNEESVLDKIEDALTSEDDETANLGVELISAETVSESNRMEFSWSPDSSQLAVHLSPSPYVEQIHVVQADGSESSINVSQSGFYNGMPQWSADGRILFWETSKYGTKSADGEDTGFTLNGIFVNNRAKKDFRDNIEPPEENESAPSYAFNANNIEYREAFHLPFSTTVIGAHLMGDHLLVIDMYSDPSGEYSTRGFSYNIRTNESSLLFSGLPEANSVYISSNQEFAYLLTEYDVIEVDTNSGEPLYHAIDLPVDFDVVPRRKAAFDQIVTQTKEQYYRPDMDNVDWDFYSDNYRKFLPHINNDLDFATILSELSGELNSSHTGGYGSPKAPMRYDETASLGLVFAENIAPSFTLTESSNTDAKYNADETADETAEKTTEEETLFNLVIKEVLPGGPADIEDVVLKTGDRITAINGKPVSNLAELSQALNNKVDTPVAVTLMRGEKNTWQQEITPMSDGEQYGLVSKRWELARRDHVLKTSNGKVGYVYLPDMSAHSFEHLRAEALGRLRNTESLIIDVRFNRGGFLADTLIEFLTAQKAAVVVPKKGKPASDASRRSWLKPSVVIANSASYSEGSAFSQYYQDLNVGPIIGEPVPGTGTAVMGAFSSVYPDVFFSFPYLPLKTSDGRYYENLELIPDIQAFNRPSEIAVGKDTQLDTAIEAALSQIQP, from the coding sequence ATGAGCCATACCATGCGCTTTTCACTACTTGCTGCTTTAATTTCAGGTGTACTTTCCCCAGCCCATGCAACGCAAATCCCCAAACCTAACGAAGCAGCATTACAAAAAGCCGTACTAGAATCGGCGGATGAAACAGTGCCAGAAACAGGTGCTTCAAATGCGCCACTCTGGCTGCGAAATACCGCTTTGTCTCCAGATGGAAAAACCTTAGCTTTTACCTACCAAAGCAAGATATTTTTGGTTTCAAGTCAGGGGGGCGATGCTAGGTCGATCACCAATGGGGACTTTTACCCGCATAATTTGATGTGGTCACCCGACAATCAAACACTCGCATTCGCAGCAAACCCTTATGGTAACGATGATGTATTCACGATAAACCTTAAAACTGGCCAGATGGCTAGACACACATATCATTCTGGTTCAGATATTCCCACTGGGTTCAGCGAAAATGGCGATGCTTTGTTGTTTAGTACTTCAAGGCTAACCAATAAAACGCAAGATTTTTATAGCTTGCCAGAAGGGTCCTTGTACCCTCTCGGGAATCAGCTATATCGTGTCGCACTTCACTCCAATCAATCCTCTGCGGTTCTGAGCGTACCGGCGAAACATGCGGTTTGGAATTCCGATGAAACAAAGTTGTTGTACAACTCTCCACACAAAGACCAGCAATATCGCAAGCATCAACGTTCTTTTGCGGTTCCGAATATCTGGCTTTATGACGCCACCACAGGTAAACACAGCCAGCTCACTGAAGATCGCATCGCGGCACAACAGCCCATTTGGAATGCAGATGAGTCTGGCTTTTACTACCTCAGTGAGCGTGATGGGAATTTCAATGTGTGGTTTTACGATTTAACAACCGCAGAAAAGTCTCAACTTACACATTTGTCTACGCACCCCGTCCGCCATCTGTCTGTGGATGGAGAGGGCAACCTCGCGTTTTCATATAATGGTGAGCTATACACCCAACTGCATGATGATAAAACGTCAAAGAAAGTGAACATCAATATTCACAATTTCACCGTACAGCCAAGCCAATACCACTTCACTAATAATGCCACCAGCTTTGTCCCATCGGAACTCGACGTAGGTGAAATGCTGCTGAGCGCCTATGGGGATATCTATGCTTTCGATGCAGAAAAAACAACGGTAAAAAACATAACCAATACGATTGGTGCGGAAAAACACGTCGAATTCACCTCAGACGGATATGGCGCTATTTACAGTGCACTAAGGGATGGTAAATGGGGACTCTATACGGCATATTCTCAAAAAGAAGAAGAACGACTGTCGAAAGCAATCATTACTGACGAAGCCCCTTTTCTTGTTTCTGAAGAACACAATTTAACCCACCCCAAATACTCTCCGGATGGGAATAAACTCGCGTTTATTGTCGATGGAAGAGCACTTCATGTACTTGATATCAGTGACAGTAATGAAGAGTCTGTATTAGACAAAATCGAAGACGCACTTACTTCTGAAGATGATGAAACCGCAAATTTAGGCGTGGAGCTTATTTCTGCGGAAACAGTCAGTGAATCAAACCGAATGGAGTTTTCTTGGTCTCCCGATTCTTCACAACTTGCTGTGCATTTATCGCCTAGCCCGTATGTGGAGCAAATTCACGTCGTGCAAGCGGATGGAAGCGAGTCTTCAATTAACGTGTCTCAAAGTGGCTTTTACAATGGCATGCCACAGTGGAGCGCTGACGGCAGAATTCTATTTTGGGAAACATCAAAGTACGGTACAAAATCGGCGGATGGCGAAGACACCGGATTTACCCTTAACGGTATCTTTGTAAATAATCGCGCAAAGAAAGATTTTAGAGACAACATCGAACCGCCAGAGGAAAACGAAAGTGCACCGAGTTACGCTTTCAACGCCAACAATATAGAGTATCGCGAGGCATTCCACCTCCCCTTCTCTACTACCGTCATTGGTGCGCACTTAATGGGCGACCACTTGCTTGTCATCGATATGTATTCAGACCCATCAGGTGAATACAGTACACGAGGGTTTAGCTACAACATCAGAACCAACGAGTCTTCATTGCTGTTTTCTGGTCTCCCAGAAGCCAATAGTGTTTACATCTCATCGAACCAAGAATTTGCTTACCTACTCACAGAGTATGATGTGATTGAAGTAGATACGAATTCTGGTGAGCCCCTATATCACGCCATAGATCTCCCTGTAGATTTTGACGTGGTACCAAGGAGAAAAGCCGCATTTGACCAAATCGTTACCCAAACGAAAGAGCAATACTATCGCCCCGATATGGACAATGTGGATTGGGACTTCTATAGCGACAACTACCGAAAATTTCTACCTCACATTAACAATGACCTCGACTTTGCCACCATTTTAAGTGAGCTCAGTGGCGAGCTGAATTCTTCTCACACTGGGGGTTATGGCAGTCCGAAAGCGCCTATGCGTTACGACGAGACGGCATCACTTGGGTTAGTGTTTGCTGAAAACATTGCACCCTCGTTTACTCTCACAGAATCTTCGAATACGGATGCAAAATACAATGCCGACGAAACTGCGGACGAAACTGCCGAAAAAACGACTGAAGAAGAGACTTTGTTCAACCTTGTCATTAAGGAAGTGTTGCCCGGTGGCCCTGCCGACATTGAGGACGTCGTGCTTAAAACAGGTGATCGCATTACTGCTATAAATGGAAAACCCGTTTCTAACCTCGCTGAACTTTCTCAAGCTTTAAATAACAAAGTAGACACGCCTGTCGCCGTTACTTTAATGAGAGGAGAAAAGAACACTTGGCAGCAAGAAATCACACCAATGAGCGATGGCGAGCAATATGGACTGGTTAGCAAACGTTGGGAACTGGCAAGACGCGACCACGTTCTTAAAACAAGTAATGGCAAAGTTGGTTATGTCTACCTGCCTGACATGTCTGCTCATAGTTTTGAGCACCTTCGAGCAGAAGCGCTTGGCCGCTTAAGAAACACAGAATCACTGATCATTGATGTACGCTTTAACCGAGGTGGCTTCTTAGCCGATACGTTAATTGAATTTCTAACCGCTCAAAAAGCAGCGGTTGTCGTTCCGAAAAAAGGTAAACCCGCTTCAGATGCAAGCAGACGTAGCTGGTTAAAACCTTCGGTAGTGATAGCAAACTCCGCCTCTTATTCAGAAGGTTCTGCGTTTAGCCAGTATTACCAAGATCTGAACGTCGGCCCTATTATTGGTGAGCCTGTTCCAGGGACAGGCACGGCTGTAATGGGTGCGTTCTCTTCAGTATACCCTGACGTTTTCTTTAGCTTCCCTTACCTTCCATTAAAAACATCCGACGGTCGTTATTACGAGAACCTTGAACTCATCCCAGATATTCAAGCCTTTAACCGACCTTCTGAAATTGCTGTTGGTAAGGACACACAATTGGATACCGCTATTGAAGCAGCATTAAGTCAAATTCAGCCGTAA
- a CDS encoding DEAD/DEAH box helicase family protein yields MAISFSWLKDNDIFFSSMRKMSLNTPLNIEEMEYMLGCAVLFLEEYRKDNRRHLYFELAYFIVLKCAINNNVYEPLLDVSANFGLYPISKYITKHNLYHINASSEFSLSYQLSKFKHNDIVETYEQRNSRVQLVESQDEENCYIAPTSFGKSSLITEIIREKDFNKVAIIVPTKSLLIQTYKLIKSNFSKRNIIFHDEMYDGSEDFIAIFTQERALRLLKDERVFFDLLIIDEAHNLFSYDSRSLLLTRLIRRNRKRNRKSINYYLSPLISSSDNLKVDSKQEIFEKKSLVTLRSLIYMNIKSQVK; encoded by the coding sequence TTGGCAATTTCTTTTAGTTGGCTTAAAGATAATGACATATTTTTCTCTTCTATGAGAAAAATGTCGCTCAATACTCCTTTGAATATTGAGGAAATGGAGTACATGCTGGGGTGTGCAGTACTTTTTCTTGAAGAGTATCGTAAGGATAATCGCAGGCATTTATATTTTGAACTTGCTTACTTTATCGTCCTTAAGTGTGCAATCAACAATAATGTTTATGAGCCATTACTTGATGTTAGTGCCAACTTTGGCTTGTATCCAATATCAAAATATATTACTAAACACAATCTATACCATATTAATGCTTCTTCTGAATTTAGTCTGTCTTACCAGTTAAGTAAATTTAAACACAATGATATTGTTGAAACATACGAACAAAGAAATTCTAGAGTACAACTAGTTGAAAGCCAAGATGAAGAAAACTGCTATATTGCACCTACATCTTTTGGAAAGAGTTCTTTGATTACAGAGATTATAAGAGAAAAAGATTTTAATAAAGTTGCTATAATTGTTCCAACAAAATCTCTTTTAATCCAAACATACAAACTAATTAAATCAAACTTTTCAAAAAGGAATATAATATTCCATGATGAAATGTATGATGGATCAGAAGACTTTATCGCGATATTTACTCAAGAACGAGCGTTAAGGCTTCTAAAGGACGAAAGGGTTTTTTTTGATTTGTTAATTATTGATGAAGCCCATAACCTATTTAGCTATGACTCTAGAAGCTTATTACTAACTAGGCTTATCAGAAGAAATAGAAAAAGGAATCGAAAATCAATCAATTACTACTTATCACCTTTAATATCTAGCTCAGATAATCTAAAGGTTGATAGTAAACAAGAAATATTCGAAAAAAAATCATTAGTAACATTAAGGAGCCTGATATATATGAATATAAAGAGTCAGGTGAAGTAA
- a CDS encoding anthrone oxygenase family protein — MFDSLLMVLEIVTFVTTSLLAGLYFIFYNTVMPVLKERKTPEVMVRINEVILNKGFLTVFFSSPLSSILCILIILYQEQSPTMLLFLSGAGLAISGFLITLFFNVPLNNRLKDSGTQLIQTWQHYLEKWGRWNAIRGCLSLVSITLMACHFVI, encoded by the coding sequence GTGTTTGATTCATTGTTGATGGTGCTGGAAATTGTCACCTTTGTTACAACATCGCTACTTGCAGGGCTTTATTTCATTTTCTACAACACGGTTATGCCTGTATTGAAAGAGCGAAAGACACCAGAGGTAATGGTGAGAATCAATGAGGTCATTTTGAATAAGGGGTTCTTGACGGTATTTTTCTCTTCGCCATTGAGCAGCATTCTTTGCATTCTGATCATCTTGTACCAAGAACAAAGTCCAACAATGTTACTGTTTTTGTCCGGCGCAGGGCTCGCCATATCCGGTTTTCTTATAACGTTATTTTTTAATGTTCCACTCAATAATCGGTTAAAAGATTCAGGTACCCAACTGATTCAAACATGGCAACATTACCTTGAAAAATGGGGGCGCTGGAACGCGATAAGAGGGTGTTTAAGTCTTGTGTCGATAACGCTTATGGCTTGCCATTTTGTCATTTAA
- a CDS encoding NAD(P)-binding protein yields the protein MTSSHKKRLNRPHVAILGAGISGLAMAHECRKRGYNVSIYDKEQQTGGKCLGTVVHGCVHELTHRQLFAKNHNLLNFLKEIPTETGSCFDSLYPQEKVQFVWGKKGKTMQFQRRYFRHVEKLMDDAKSAYAMLYSKVPVQDVLWFKKQLEQTFSAEKLLRTPVSEYFEYQQRPKLAQFLKPVLLGWIGATDSTPALSVLDLLNNKTGTFHPDSPNAYSLGIREPIGDAIIAPLTEHLIQSGVHFYLGCEVTSLKQNESATSISSAITKEGEAIEADFFVLALPAHVTEALIGNHSKALDYNYVFSHGFQFHFSQMPASLKGKTVGIAVDSPWGLSYHITSRKVGQVERVCLSVTATDLNHALGVVYQRPMLECNEHEVRTELLTQLFGNTSLAEEDAFMSFHVGLGAKLVPEEELETSYKTWFKGGTVRDDQGNKQRWVIQHALTHPTAKSMQSLSVDAFHNLFLVGEYLSDSKQTWRVPVTLERCIETVRLSAEQLSAKEDVA from the coding sequence ATGACAAGCTCTCACAAAAAAAGGTTAAATCGCCCACATGTTGCCATATTAGGTGCGGGGATTTCAGGCTTAGCCATGGCTCACGAATGCCGTAAGCGTGGATACAATGTATCCATTTACGATAAGGAACAGCAGACTGGGGGGAAATGCCTTGGTACGGTTGTTCATGGGTGTGTACACGAACTCACTCACAGACAACTTTTTGCAAAGAACCATAATTTACTGAACTTTTTGAAGGAAATACCAACGGAGACTGGAAGCTGTTTTGACTCCCTGTATCCGCAAGAGAAAGTGCAGTTTGTGTGGGGCAAAAAAGGCAAAACCATGCAATTTCAACGTCGCTACTTTCGTCACGTCGAAAAGCTCATGGATGACGCAAAATCTGCCTACGCGATGCTCTACTCAAAAGTCCCGGTTCAAGACGTACTTTGGTTTAAAAAACAGTTAGAACAAACCTTTTCTGCGGAAAAATTGCTGAGAACACCCGTTAGTGAATATTTTGAATATCAGCAAAGACCTAAGCTAGCTCAATTCCTAAAACCCGTACTACTCGGTTGGATTGGTGCAACAGACAGTACACCAGCGCTATCGGTGTTAGATCTGCTTAACAATAAAACGGGGACGTTTCACCCTGATTCTCCAAACGCATACAGCCTAGGAATTCGCGAACCTATTGGCGATGCCATTATTGCTCCTCTTACCGAGCACCTAATACAGAGTGGCGTGCATTTTTACCTCGGATGCGAAGTCACCTCGCTGAAACAGAATGAATCTGCCACATCGATTTCTAGTGCTATCACAAAAGAGGGGGAAGCTATCGAAGCCGATTTCTTTGTGCTGGCATTGCCTGCTCATGTTACTGAAGCACTGATCGGTAATCACAGTAAAGCGCTGGATTACAATTATGTATTTAGCCACGGCTTCCAATTTCATTTTTCTCAAATGCCCGCCAGTTTAAAGGGAAAAACTGTGGGTATAGCGGTCGATTCGCCGTGGGGACTGAGTTACCACATTACCAGTAGAAAAGTGGGTCAAGTTGAGCGAGTTTGCTTGTCCGTTACTGCTACCGATTTGAACCATGCTTTGGGGGTTGTATACCAGCGCCCTATGCTGGAGTGTAACGAGCATGAAGTGCGAACTGAATTGCTGACTCAACTCTTCGGAAATACATCTTTAGCCGAAGAAGACGCTTTTATGAGTTTTCATGTTGGATTAGGCGCAAAACTGGTTCCAGAGGAAGAGTTAGAAACAAGCTACAAAACATGGTTTAAGGGCGGCACTGTAAGAGACGATCAGGGAAACAAGCAACGCTGGGTTATTCAGCACGCTCTGACTCACCCGACAGCAAAAAGCATGCAATCCTTATCAGTTGACGCCTTTCACAATCTATTTTTGGTTGGAGAGTACCTCTCAGATTCAAAACAAACTTGGCGTGTCCCCGTGACCCTCGAGCGTTGTATTGAAACGGTCCGATTAAGTGCTGAACAGCTGAGTGCAAAAGAGGACGTCGCATGA
- a CDS encoding AraC family transcriptional regulator, whose translation MPNSNLSAQDRLRNKIPHQAENVSPLAYLSMRSVFYTHSLLEEPWGIAIPSIPSSCMFHLITSGTATLNIAEESIELQEGDFILLPKGNGHSFVDRKGSKAVNLLDLEIKKIGNHHEQLIIQGYGRKTQALCGTVVFDSELAHSITKSMPDFVFIGSDSHLYSTLSQIVSLIQQELANEEFASSIVITKLADILILQSIRAWISELPANDQSWINAHSDKHLAKVMATIHHSPASNLDVNTLAKIAGMSRTAFIDHFKQVVGSTPKKYVTDWRLNLAKDKLTKGNESIISIAMSVGYQSEAAFSRAYKAAFGFPPSQTKKA comes from the coding sequence ATGCCTAACAGCAATCTAAGCGCTCAAGATCGTCTGCGGAACAAAATCCCCCATCAAGCAGAGAATGTATCCCCACTTGCTTATCTATCGATGAGAAGCGTCTTTTATACACACTCCCTGTTAGAAGAGCCCTGGGGTATTGCTATACCTAGCATTCCTTCCAGCTGCATGTTTCACCTCATTACGAGCGGTACCGCCACCTTAAACATTGCTGAGGAAAGCATAGAGCTGCAAGAAGGCGATTTTATCCTCCTACCCAAAGGAAACGGGCACAGTTTTGTGGATAGGAAAGGGTCTAAGGCAGTCAATCTTTTAGATTTAGAGATAAAGAAGATAGGAAATCATCACGAGCAGCTAATTATTCAGGGATATGGTCGCAAAACTCAGGCATTGTGCGGTACGGTAGTGTTCGACAGCGAGCTTGCTCATTCCATTACCAAATCGATGCCTGATTTCGTTTTCATTGGTTCTGATTCACACCTCTACTCCACCCTTTCCCAAATTGTATCTTTGATTCAGCAAGAGCTCGCCAACGAAGAGTTTGCATCCAGTATCGTCATCACCAAATTGGCTGACATCTTGATTCTTCAGAGTATCCGAGCTTGGATTTCAGAACTTCCTGCAAATGATCAGTCTTGGATCAACGCTCACTCAGATAAACATTTAGCAAAGGTAATGGCAACCATTCACCACTCCCCAGCTTCAAACCTTGATGTTAATACACTTGCCAAGATTGCTGGGATGTCTCGGACCGCTTTTATTGATCATTTCAAACAAGTAGTAGGTTCAACACCCAAAAAGTACGTTACCGATTGGAGACTGAATCTCGCCAAAGATAAGCTCACCAAAGGGAATGAATCCATTATAAGTATCGCGATGAGCGTTGGTTATCAATCTGAAGCTGCTTTTAGTCGGGCGTACAAAGCGGCATTTGGTTTTCCCCCTTCCCAAACCAAGAAAGCCTGA
- a CDS encoding helicase C-terminal domain-containing protein encodes MEELSILLDSKLELVDSPSLVELSDVISKNVHKDFYCVEYIKKGLVYLHGKLPDLIKEYLEYKFSKNKDVKYVVANSVILEGVNLPVDNMYIMNTNSLDAKSLTNLIGRVNRLNEVFDDGRKSLDKLQPSVHFVNSEDFNRKGGNMENQIIKLKSGVFKDNLENPLLVNFDIEKMKLELEKAKNRNNIEKVLTLEKKLSEYREIKGVEDFLITSELDDNNRVKKVLLESDILSFYSSPEQVIDRLSSKADMITLHPEWRDSHIIDKIYLFFIQGLESYFAKMDFLRLQHIKARDFYKMFTGNLHRLSLKEHISDTISYFQSIKYLPQGREFYIGDSYGEIGKINIDGRRGKLVYIDLSSKSNKELANIALVKIKIESDFVSYTLNNFVNVMYDLDVISEEEYELYIYGTTNKSNSEFVKLGISGSLINKLVRDKQIRNLSINEHGLVEFNDDFSKYISSQDDLIKFEISKFVDI; translated from the coding sequence GTGGAAGAACTATCTATACTCCTTGACTCGAAGTTAGAGCTAGTAGACTCTCCTAGCTTAGTGGAGCTCTCTGATGTAATTTCTAAGAATGTTCATAAAGACTTTTATTGTGTTGAATACATAAAGAAGGGATTGGTTTATCTCCATGGAAAACTACCAGATTTAATTAAAGAATATTTGGAGTATAAATTTTCAAAGAATAAAGATGTTAAATATGTGGTTGCTAACTCTGTAATACTTGAAGGTGTGAATTTACCTGTAGACAATATGTATATAATGAATACGAACTCACTCGATGCAAAATCTCTAACTAATTTAATTGGTAGAGTCAATCGATTGAATGAAGTATTTGATGATGGAAGAAAATCTCTAGATAAACTTCAACCTAGCGTTCATTTTGTTAACTCAGAAGATTTTAACCGTAAAGGTGGAAATATGGAGAATCAAATTATAAAGCTAAAGAGTGGCGTATTCAAAGATAACCTAGAGAATCCTCTTTTAGTGAATTTTGATATAGAAAAAATGAAGCTAGAACTCGAAAAAGCTAAGAACAGAAATAATATAGAAAAAGTTCTAACTTTGGAGAAAAAATTATCCGAATATCGAGAAATTAAAGGTGTTGAAGATTTTCTTATAACCAGTGAATTGGATGATAATAATAGAGTTAAGAAAGTTCTTCTTGAGTCTGATATTCTTTCTTTTTACTCCAGTCCTGAACAGGTTATAGATAGACTTTCAAGTAAAGCAGATATGATAACTCTGCATCCAGAGTGGAGGGATTCTCATATAATAGATAAAATTTATTTATTTTTTATCCAAGGCTTAGAAAGTTACTTTGCTAAGATGGATTTTCTCCGATTGCAACATATTAAAGCGCGGGATTTCTACAAGATGTTTACCGGAAATCTCCACAGACTAAGTTTAAAAGAGCATATATCTGATACTATTAGTTACTTCCAATCGATAAAGTACCTTCCACAAGGTAGAGAATTCTATATTGGGGACTCTTATGGAGAAATCGGTAAGATAAATATAGATGGTAGGAGAGGAAAGCTTGTTTACATTGATCTTTCGAGTAAATCCAACAAAGAGCTTGCGAATATCGCGTTAGTTAAAATAAAAATAGAGAGTGATTTTGTATCATATACATTAAATAACTTTGTTAATGTAATGTATGATTTGGATGTTATTTCTGAGGAAGAATATGAACTATATATTTATGGGACTACAAATAAGTCTAACTCTGAGTTTGTAAAGCTAGGTATTAGTGGCTCTTTGATAAATAAGTTAGTTCGAGATAAGCAAATAAGAAATTTATCCATTAATGAACATGGATTAGTAGAGTTTAATGATGATTTCTCGAAATATATTAGTTCTCAAGATGACCTCATAAAGTTCGAAATAAGTAAATTCGTGGATATTTAA